The following are encoded together in the Triticum dicoccoides isolate Atlit2015 ecotype Zavitan chromosome 6B, WEW_v2.0, whole genome shotgun sequence genome:
- the LOC119322035 gene encoding 7-deoxyloganetin glucosyltransferase-like produces MSSAVHQRQPHAVLIPQPAQGHVTPMLHLAKALHARGFRVTFVNSEYNRRRLLRSRGPGSLDGADGFRFEAVPDGLPPSDDHGDDVTQDIAELCLSTTKHSAAPFRELLVRLNNSSTPVSCVIADGVMSFAQRVAEEMGIPALVFWTTSACGFMGYLHFAELVRRGYVPLKDESDLTNGYLDTVIDWIPGMDGIRLKDMPSFIRTTDPDDVMLNFDGGEAQNTRGARGLILNTYDALEQDVVDALRRTFPRLYTVGPLPAFAKAAAGGAEAELDAIGGNLWKEDASCLRWLDAQKQPGSVVYVNFGSITVVTAAQLAEFAWGLAGCGRPFLWVVRPDLVAGEKAVLPEEFVRDTKDRGVLASWCPQERVLSHPSVGLFLTHCGWNSTLESVCAGVPMVCWPFFAEQPTNCRYACAKWGIGMEIGGDVAREEVARLVREAMDGERGKAMRASAAAWKESARAATEAGGSSSQNMDRLVEFLRAGCDGAI; encoded by the exons atgagctcggcggtgCACCAGCGGCAGCCGCACGCGGTGCTGATCCCGCAGCCAGCGCAGGGCCACGTCACGCCGATGCTGCACCTCGCCAAGGCACTGCACGCCCGGGGCTTCCGCGTCACCTTCGTCAACTCCGAGTACAACCGCCGCCGCCTGCTCCGGTCCCGCGGCCCCGGCTCGCTGGACGGCGCCGACGGCTTCCGCTTCGAGGCCGTCCCGGACGGCCTGCCGCCGTCCGACGACCACGGCGACGACGTCACGCAGGACATCGCGGAGCTCTGCCTGTCGACCACCAAGCACAGCGCCGCACCGTTCAGGGAGCTGCTTGTCAGGCTTAACAACAGCAGCACGCCGGTGAGCTGCGTCATAGCCGACGGCGTCATGAGCTTCGCTCAGAGGGTCGCCGAGGAGATGGGCATCCCGGCCTTGGTGTTCTGGACTACGAGCGCCTGTGGCTTCATGGGTTACCTCCACTTCGCCGAGCTCGTCAGAAGAGGCTATGTGCCACTCAAAG ATGAGAGTGACCTGACTAATGGGTACCTGGACACTGTCATCGACTGGATCCCCGGAATGGATGGCATCCGTCTGAAAGACATGCCCAGCTTCATCAGAACCACTGACCCGGACGACGTGATGCTCAACTTCGACGGCGGCGAGGCGCAGAACACGCGCGGCGCCCGCGGGCTCATCCTCAACACGTACGACGCGCTGGAGCAAGACGTCGTCGACGCGCTCCGCCGCACGTTCCCGCGCCTCTACACCGTCGGCCCGCTGCCCGCGTTCGCCAAAGCCGCCGCGGGAGGCGCCGAGGCCGAGCTCGACGCGATCGGTGGGAACCTCTGGAAGGAAGACGCGAGCTGCCTCCGCTGGCTGGACGCCCAGAAGCAGCCCGGCTCGGTGGTGTACGTCAACTTCGGCAGCATCACGGTGGTGACCGCGGCGCAGCTCGCGGAGTTCGCGTGGGGGCTGGCGGGCTGCGGCCGGCCGTTCCTGTGGGTCGTCCGgccggacctcgtcgccggcgagaaggCCGTGCTGCCGGAGGAATTCGTCCGGGACACCAAGGACAGGGGAGTCCTGGCGAGCTGGTGCCCGCAGGAGCGCGTCCTCTCGCACCCGTCGGTGGGGCTGTTCCTGACGCACTGCGGGTGGAACTCGACGCTGGAGAGCGTGTGCGCCGGCGTGCCGATGGTCTGCTGGCCCTTCTTCGCTGAGCAGCCGACCAACTGCCGGTACGCGTGCGCCAAGTGGGGCATCGGGATGGAGATCGGCGGCGACGTggcgagggaggaggtggcgcggctggTGCGTGAGGCTATGGACGGCGAGAGGGGCAAGGCGATGAGAGCGAGCGCGGCGGCGTGGAAGGAGAGCGCCAGGGCGGCGACGGAGGCAGGTGGCTCGTCGAGCCAGAACATGGATCGGCTGGTCGAGTTCTTGCGTGCCGGGTGTGATGGTGCTATCTGA